One Bythopirellula goksoeyrii genomic window, ATTTATCATCCGCAGTCGGTATGCGCTAGGATCTCATCGCAAGGTACGAACGTTTCAATACTTGGCCGACAAGTTAGGCGTATCGAAGGAGCGAGTCAGGCAACTGGAAAGCAGAGCCGTCTCGAAATTACAGACGCTTGCTGCGGAGTCTGCAAATGACGATTTTTGGGCGGCTGCAATGGTCTAGGAAACTGCCTCGCGCTGACTTTAAAGATAATACTCATGGTTGAGTTTTTTGGATAGCATCTGAAACTTCCTGCGACCGCCGAAGAAGCACTCACTTGGCACAACTGTCCAGGTACTTTGGAACGGTTGACCCCACCTTGGGAGCCTCTCAAGATTGGGAATCGTCGTCATATGGTAGTTCTAAACCAGGGAGCAATTGAGAAGACACATCTAATCTACATTATCCAGTCGCCTTCCGCACCTGCGGTAGTGTCTGCCAGTCCAGCTACTGAATCCACAGACCATGGGTCGTTCTCAACAGAGGTGTTTGCGACCAACGAGAGTTTTCCGAATTGCTACGACGCAGCGGGAGCATCTGCCGCGGCGGCTAAGGGCTGCAGCCAACTCGCATCGGTGCCAAATCTTGGAGGCCACCTCTGTGAGTTTGGAGGAGGCGCAACTTGCTGGTGTTGGTCCATCTCTGAAAGAGGCTGAAGTGTGTTGCGGGATGAGGAAATCGCGTGCGGATAGATGGGGTAGACTACAAGGGGCCTCACCGCATTTCCTCGATTGGCACGAGATCGCCAAGGTGAGGGGTGTAAGCGAGTGTTCGGGCAGTCTGATCGTTGACGATCCACAAGTGCAGCTTCAAAAGCTTGGCATCAAGCCGGTCACGGATGAACGGGTGCATCTGCAAGTTTTCCAACTGGAATAGTGCGTGTTCGCCAACAAGTCCTTCGATGTGGTCATGACCGGTCAACTCGGGATACGTATCATCAACTGCTCCGAACACCGTTGCTCGAAACCGAGCTCGGAGTCCATCGGTGGTGGGGGGCAGGAGGACTGAAAAGTCATCGGCACAGGCTGGATAATGACCAATGTGCAATTTTCCTGGGCGGGGAGGAATAGGGCTCACCGGAGATTCCCGCAGAAATAAAGCAAGTTAGACTTGACTGCGGAAGCGCATTTCCCGTATTCTGCTTCCTCTGTTTTCTCCCGGCTAGCTGATCAATTAGTTCGGCGAATGCCTCAACCAAGGAAAACTCAGTAGCTCCAAATAGGTCGTGAGGCGCTAGCCTCGGGTGGAACCGGAGAACACCCGAGGCTAGCGTTTACGGCTCAGGGATAGTGAGACCGGCGCCACGGAATTTGGAACTACTGAAACTATTTTTATTGTATCGCTGATGAGTGCGGACGATCTTCAACACCGAGGTTGGACGTTTTTGTCCAATCACGCGCATGTGCTGTTATGCCTGACGCGTGATTCGACAATGCGAATACGCGACATCGCGTTGGAGGTCGGCATTACCGAGCGGGCAATTCGGAATATTATCTCCGATCTTGAAGAAACAGGTTACGTCGAACGTGTACGCATCGGCCGCCGCAATTCGTATCGAATTGACAAATCACTGCACCTGCGGCATCCCATCGAACAACGCAAAACAATCGCGGATCTGATCCGAGCCATTCACGACTAGACGGCACCCGAATGGCGTGTGCCGAATTGAATAGACGAACAAAAGCGGCGTAACGGAGCATTTGATGGACTTTATGTTGCACAACTATCCGATCCTCATTCCTCTCGCACCGCTCGTGGCGGCGATTTACAACGCGTTTTCGATCGGGAGCGCGGGCGATAGGAAGTACGGATTCGGCATGTTTGCTCACATCGTGGCCTTTGTCGCGGCGGTTGTAGCGCTCGGCGAAGCAGTCGCGGCAGGCCATGTGGCCAGGCATTTGTTGCTCTGCGAGACTTCCTGGAGTTTCTTGCCGACCATCGAGCTATCCATCGACCGCTTGAGTACTGTGATGATGGTCGTGATCTCCAGCATCGGTCTGGTTTTGTACCGCTATTCCATCCGCTATCTGCAGTCGGATCTCGGACAGTCGCGTTACCTGGCATTGCTGTCGCTCACCATTTCGACGCTGCTGGTCATGGTGTCGAGTCGCGATCTGGTACTACTGTTTCTGGCCTGGCAATTGTTGAGCTGGCTACTGTGCCTGCTGGTCCATAACTACTCGCATCTGCCGACGGCGCGCAGTTCGTTTCGCACGTTTATTATGATGCGCGTGGGAGACATCGCCTTTCTCGCGGGTATCGTATTGGCATTTCAATTCTATGGGACCGTCGAATTCTCACAGCTCTTCGAACGAGCTCAGACAACTCCGATCACGTTGCGACCGTTTGGCAGCGGCTTTGAAATAAGTGGAGCCACGGTTGTGACGTTGCTGATCTTCGTGGGAGCCATGAGCAAGTCGGCCCAGATTCCGCTCCACATGTGGTTGCCCGATTCGCTGTACGCCCCCACACCAATCCACGGACTCCTGCATGCCGGGATCATCAATGCCGGCGGCTTCCTGCTGATGGAACTCGCACCGTTGTTCGTGCTGAGCCGCCCCACACTTCACTTCATATTTGCTGTCGGCCTGATGACCACGGTTCTGGGTACAAGCATGAAGCTTGTTCAAAACGACATCAAGAAGACGCTGGGGTATTCGACCATTGGACAGATGGGCTTCATGATCATGGAGTGCGGGCTGGGAGCCTTTTCGCTGGCGATCTTCCACCTTATCGCACACGGCCTGTTCAAAGCCACGATCTTTCTCAACTGCGGCAACGTGATCCACGAGACACGGCAAGAACCGAAGCGGCCGTTCACACCGACAGAGCGGGAGGCATTGGCGGCCTCAAACTGGGCGGTAGGGTTTGTCATGTCTCTCGTCTTGCCGTTACTCATTCTGCTTGGAGCACACGAGTTACTACACGTTCCATTGCGCGACTCCCAGGGACTGGTGATCTTTGTGTTCTTTAGTTGGGCCACAGTATCGCAAGCGAAGTTGACGTTGTATCGGCTACATCGGACAGGATCGTTCAAGGCGCAATGCTTACTGCTGGGTGTAATTGCTGTGGTCACGTTAGTTTACCTGTTCGCGGCAGAACTTTTTACCAATTTCCTTTATCCTTCGCCGGAAACTGTGATCGAACACTTCCAGGCTGCCGCTTTGCCAAGCGGCCTATTCGCGGCGATTGTCATCGGCGGTGCGGTAATCGTCATTCTTGGATGGGTCGTCGCATTCCCCAAGCGGCAAGGCCAGGGTTTCCATTGGCCAAAGGCGATCACAAACATCCGGAACACGCTTTATATGTTCTTTGTGAACCGCCTCTATCTGGACGGCGTTGCCCTCAGGCTGCGTCTGGTCGTCAAGAAAGTCGCCGAGTCCCTGAATCGCAACCGGTTTTTCTTTCCCTGCGCGGCGGTGTTCGCGCTGGCTTTGGCAGGAGCCAGATGGACGTCCCCTGCAGACGTATCGATTGGAGATCTACTGGCACTGCTCGCAATGGGCCTGCTGCTCCCGCTCTTTCCACTTCACTCGGCCTATGTCGCCGCGTTGACCAGATTGCCTCGTGTTTTGGTTTTCCTGATGTCCGCGATCATGCCGCTCGCGGGCCTGTTTGGGCTGATGCAGCTTGTTCCGAAGATTCCACCGACTCTCATGCCCGTTGTCTCGGCACTCGCGCTGGTCGGGGCGATGTACGCTTCGATCAAGGCGGTGATTCAAAAGAGCGTTCCGCATCTGATCGCGTATGCGGGACTTGCCTTCTATTCGATTCTTTGGTGGCAAATCGCGAGTGTCGGCAGCGTCACTCGAGAAGCTATCGTCTATGCCTATTCTGTCGTACTGGTGATCGGTGGGATTCTGCTGGCCTGGGACCGTTTGCGGGTTCGCTACGGTAACCTTCCGATGAACAGGATCGGTGGTCTTGCTCGTCCCATGCCAAAGTTCGGATTGTGTCTGGCGCTGCTGGTGATGGCGGCGGTCGGATTGCCTCCCTTTGGTCTGGGATTCGGTTTTGTCGGTCTGATGCTTGGTTCGCCGACCGTGACTGCCGGAACGTTCGTCGTTTTGCTGACATGGTTCGGCGCGTCATGGTACTTGTTCAAGTTAATGCAGCGACTCCTGTTCGGTCCCCACCGGGAAGATATTCGCTATGACGATCTTAAACCTGTAGAGATCGCAGCTATCGCAGGCGTACTCCTGTTGTTGGTTGCGCTTAGCATCGCGCCACAGGGACTGTTTGCGTTCGGCTCGGAAGAAGTGGCTCGTATCGCGATGGAGATGAAATGAACAGTGTAACTGAAAATGCAGCGGAAGCTGGCACGAGACCCAGCGAAATCCGCGAACTCGTCTCGCAGGCGAGCGGAGTCATTGCCCATTACTGGCCAATGTCGATGTTCGTGCATCACAATCCGTTGCATAACATCGAATCGATGCATTTCGAGGAAGCTGTGCGGCTGGGGAAACGCTTCGTCGGCGGAAACGGCTATCTCCCCAACGAAGTGTTTCGCGAATACGTTCAATCCGGGAGGATTCAGCCGGATCACATTGACGCAGCGCTTCGACCGAACACTGAAGATCAGTCAATCACGCTGGGTCAACGCACTGTCAGCCACTTCGATGTTTTGAAGGCATACTTGCTATCCGGAAACATGCCTCCCGCCGAAGAAACGCTTCAGGCTTTTGTTGATCGCTCTCCGAACGCGGATTCGCTGCGCAAACTCGCGAACTATCTTGCTCCTGTCCTTCCGGATCCGGAACCGGATGAATCTCCGCTGGGTCGAGATATGACTCTCGCGGAGTGGTGCGACAGATATTTGCAAACCCACTTAACCGATCCAATCAATCGCGAGGTCATCAAATGGTGCGAAGCGTTTCTCGATGAAGGCCACGCATTTTGGGCAATGCCGGAACGAGAGAAAGGTTTCTACCACACGTGGAAATCCCTTGCAGCGCTCGAATGGTCTCCATGCGGCATTGCCAACAGCAGAGGCAAGATTGAGCAACTTCCCGAGTCGCCCGAGGAAGCATTGCTTGAGCACCTCGATGTGCTCGGCATTCCCGAGGAAATGAGACAAGAGTATTTGTCGCTGCAACTTACGGGTTTATGCGGCTGGGCGAGCTTCATTAACTGGCGGGGTGAACTGAGCGAGGGATACGAATGGCAGGAGACTTATCCCATCGACCTCACGCAGTATCTTGCCGTGCGCGTTTGGTACGA contains:
- a CDS encoding helix-turn-helix transcriptional regulator, translated to MSNHAHVLLCLTRDSTMRIRDIALEVGITERAIRNIISDLEETGYVERVRIGRRNSYRIDKSLHLRHPIEQRKTIADLIRAIHD
- a CDS encoding proton-conducting transporter transmembrane domain-containing protein, whose amino-acid sequence is MDFMLHNYPILIPLAPLVAAIYNAFSIGSAGDRKYGFGMFAHIVAFVAAVVALGEAVAAGHVARHLLLCETSWSFLPTIELSIDRLSTVMMVVISSIGLVLYRYSIRYLQSDLGQSRYLALLSLTISTLLVMVSSRDLVLLFLAWQLLSWLLCLLVHNYSHLPTARSSFRTFIMMRVGDIAFLAGIVLAFQFYGTVEFSQLFERAQTTPITLRPFGSGFEISGATVVTLLIFVGAMSKSAQIPLHMWLPDSLYAPTPIHGLLHAGIINAGGFLLMELAPLFVLSRPTLHFIFAVGLMTTVLGTSMKLVQNDIKKTLGYSTIGQMGFMIMECGLGAFSLAIFHLIAHGLFKATIFLNCGNVIHETRQEPKRPFTPTEREALAASNWAVGFVMSLVLPLLILLGAHELLHVPLRDSQGLVIFVFFSWATVSQAKLTLYRLHRTGSFKAQCLLLGVIAVVTLVYLFAAELFTNFLYPSPETVIEHFQAAALPSGLFAAIVIGGAVIVILGWVVAFPKRQGQGFHWPKAITNIRNTLYMFFVNRLYLDGVALRLRLVVKKVAESLNRNRFFFPCAAVFALALAGARWTSPADVSIGDLLALLAMGLLLPLFPLHSAYVAALTRLPRVLVFLMSAIMPLAGLFGLMQLVPKIPPTLMPVVSALALVGAMYASIKAVIQKSVPHLIAYAGLAFYSILWWQIASVGSVTREAIVYAYSVVLVIGGILLAWDRLRVRYGNLPMNRIGGLARPMPKFGLCLALLVMAAVGLPPFGLGFGFVGLMLGSPTVTAGTFVVLLTWFGASWYLFKLMQRLLFGPHREDIRYDDLKPVEIAAIAGVLLLLVALSIAPQGLFAFGSEEVARIAMEMK
- a CDS encoding carbonic anhydrase gives rise to the protein MSPIPPRPGKLHIGHYPACADDFSVLLPPTTDGLRARFRATVFGAVDDTYPELTGHDHIEGLVGEHALFQLENLQMHPFIRDRLDAKLLKLHLWIVNDQTARTLAYTPHLGDLVPIEEMR